The Prunus dulcis chromosome 3, ALMONDv2, whole genome shotgun sequence genome segment AGAAGGGCTTACAGTTACTGCTCAGAGAGATTGCAAGAAATGGGGTTACAGTTACTGCTCAGAGAGCTAAATTTCTCCACTCTTGTTGCCTTTTGCATTGTAGTTTATAGTAGTAGTAGCTACATTTCCTTGGGACCACATGACatgaatgatgaaacattTGGTCAAAGTGACTCGGATAAGTGTTATATTTTGCTGTATTATGTTATGCATTATATCATATGCCGCATTTAACTTGACCAGACTATACTTGTTTGTTGTGTCTCCTCTCTGGGTGTGTGGATGGATCTGTGCTGCTGCTCTGCGGTTCTGGCAAGGATCACATACTCAAAATCTAGTTTTCCCTAATTTTCTATTACCCTTTTTGGGTGATGAATAAAGCAAACAGCCACCTAATAATTGGTACATTACACAACTTTCCCCTACTCTAAATGCCAAGGTTCGGGTTCTCCCTATACCATCTATATCCAAAATAACAGCCAAATACGAATGGCTAGTTTCACCACTAATTGCCCACATTCAGGAGTATGTATTGATAAATTTAAAGTGCTAAATCTTGTGTACTGTATAGAATAGATAGACCCCTCAAGTCAAATGGGGTTCATAAAATGATGTCCAAATAATTATAATGGTTTTTGTCAGAAATATACAATACAAACATCGGTTTTCAATGGTTCAATGTACCTACTATAACTATAGCTTGATTTCTTTTCAACTGTACTGTTTTCGCTTTCTTTAATTCATTAGAAAAAGAGTGTATAATGGGGGAAGGAGGCTTGAACAAGGGCGAGACAAAAGACATGATCGATGGATTTATGAAGTGGAAGCTACAAAATAGATCACATTGCAGATTACAAGGAAAGCGCACATGGGAATTACTGCTAACAAAGTTTGACTTTAGAACAGAAAACTCTGTTTAACGTAGAAAagaagcaacaacaaaaaataataatcaaaatgcCAACCATACATTAAAAAAGTTGGCTCCTTGAGCGACAACAAACCACAGTTCTAGTTGGCCGAATAACTATGATCAACCACCGTGAAGCCTCCATCGACAACCAAGTTGTGTCCACTAACATAAACAGATTCATCACTAGCAAGAAACAGAGCAGCCTCCGCCACATGCCTAGCCTTCAACACAATGCCCTTCAAGTTGGCTATGGCAGAGCTATTAGCCTCCACCTCACTTGGCTGCAAATTGTAAGCTTTACATGAAAGAGGGGTTGCAACTCCAAATGGGGAAATGCTATTCACTCTGATCCCATAAGCCCCAAGCTCACTGCAAGCTCCTCTCACCAAACCCAACAGAGCATGTTTTGAAGTTGTGTAAGCATGTGGAGCTGTGCCTCCAAGAGAAGCTGCCACACTTGTTGTGCATATGATTGAACCATGTACCTTTCGAGCCACCATGGCACGCGCCGCGTGCTTGATTGTTGCAGCAACACCGCGAACGTTCGTGGCCATGGTGTTGTCAAAGCCTTGAATGTCAAGGTCTAATATGCCAGTCATTGGACCCATGACACCTGCATTGCTGAACAAAATGTCTAGGCTGCCATATTTGTCCAATGTGTAGTTCACTGTTTTCTCAACTTGGTTTTCATCTCTTACATCACAGTGGCAATAGCTAACTCTTTCGGAGCCTATTGAGGCGACAACGTGAGGACCCAATTCATCTTGAATgtcagcagcaacaacaaagGCTCCATTTTCTGCAAATAGTCTCACTGCCTCCTCACCAATCCCGCCGGCTGCACCTGTGATAAGGGCCACCTTGCCCTCCAACCTATAAAATCATAattgtatatatttgtttacATTAAGAGCACGCATTTTGATTAAGGCATGGAATTTGAAGGTGTTTGTGATTGTGAGATTGAAAAGGAATATGATGTCCAAAATCCAAGTTAACTGATCAAGCACTTGAAATGATGTTACAAGAAAATTAACACTGGAACTCAGCTGGAAGATCCAATAAGGTTGAgatacaaaaagaaatattttgaatttcttacCTTGGCTTAGACATGGTGAGGTTTCTTGTCCTCTTTATGGGTCTGCTCAAACTTCCAAATAAGTCTCTTGGATCTGCTGTTTATAGTGCCCCATTGGTCTCATAcactatatataataataatatattgatAGGCTGCAGAGCTCAaggcataattatatatgcataatAATATAATCTTCAACCCTCGCCAAACTAACGCCTAATTGTTATAAAATCTTGAAAAACGTCGAGGCTGTTTTTCCCCTTGCCTTTCTTTGAGTGATTGGGGACCATCGCCTTTAGGCCTCATTTAGAAGGTTGGATCACAAAAATTGAACACATACTAGTATTTTCAACAAGATAGGGGAAAAAAGCTTGCCTGCAAGATGAGGGTATACAATACAAGTTTCTCCCCAAGATAGGACACCATATACTATACCGGATTGGACTATGAATACAAATAATCTGTCAGGACTTGCCAATTGTGTCAAAGTAACCTTCTAATACACAATACAGATTTTGAGACTCTAGAGTAATTGGAGCTTTCGAAGGTGTTGCTATGGAAATTCCTGAGACCAAGTCCATCGTTTGAATTGGTTTAATCAcaatgaatattttgtttatctttgTTGTCGTACTAATTTTCTGTACTAGGGCTAAAGTGTAGTCTAACCATgaatacttaatttttatagtttatattaatttctaGTTTCTATTCCATGTTGAGTATTTGTTATTGTTCTTAATGCTTTGAATATTTGGCcaatatttaattgatttgtTGATCCAGACGGAGACTGAGAGGAGATGTTTGGCAGCTGTCTTATAACAAATATCATGTTTTGAATGCATGTCCGAGAGGGACTAAAATAATTCATGCATTTTTCTTGCATGTTTTCATAGAACTTAATGGGttcttgattttttaaattttttgttgctCAAGAGAGAATGGGTTGTTAATTGAGAATACTTTTGGTTGAGCTCGATTGGGGATATCGAATGAATTAAGGGAAACCAACTGTCAACATGAGTAGTAGTTAGGGTTAATTagctataaaaatataagtgGAAATGATTATGGTGAAATCAGATGCTCTAGTGCATCATAAACTTGATTCTTAATCATTActtaaattgttatttttaataattattttaatttagttaATTGATAAAATCTTCTTAATCAATCATTTGAATAAACTCTTCggttaattatattataattgTGCGCTTGCAATCTCTGAAATAATTGCAATTGTGTGAATTGTAAAATAATTGCAAGTACACAATTCGCACAAGAAATATAGAAATAAGTAGAGTACATTCCCACATAGACCATATTGTCCTATTAACTACCAATTATGATTAACTCAAGTGTTTATTCAAACGATTGATTAAGAAGATTTATCAGTtaactaaattaaaataattattcaaCATAACAATTTAAGTAACGGTTGAGAATCAAGTTTATGAGGCACTAGAGCATCCAATTTCACCATAACCAATTCCACTTAATTCTTATGGCTAACCCTAATTACTATCCATGTTGACAATTGGTTTCCCTTAATTCATTTGATATCCCCTTTCGAGCTCAACCAAAAGTATTTTTAATTAGCAATCCATTCTCTCTCGAGCAACGAATTTAGAAAATCAATAACCCATTAAGTTCTATGAAAACCTGCAAGAAAACTGCATGAATCAGGTTAGTCCCTCTCTGGCACTCATTCAAAATATGGTATTTGTTACAAGACAATCACCAAACATCTCTTCTCAGTCTCCGGATGatcaaatcaattaaatattgGCAAGATATTCAAAGCATTAATAACAATAACAAATACTCAACATGAATatagaaataagaaattaatataaactATAAAACTTAAGAGTTCATGGTTAGGCTACATCGTAGCCCTATCAAGGGAAATTAATTCATGAAGACaataaagataaacaaaatattcattgTCATTAAACCAATTCGGATGATGGACCTTATCTCAAGAATCTCCACAGCACCACATTTGAAAGCTCCAAGGACACGGCAGCAGTACTCGCGCCTCTCTCTAGTATTTTTGTGGGTGTATGAAAAGGTGGTTTGAAGAGAGATCTTATGTTGGCCTTATAtagtataaaataattaaacctACTGTAAAAAGGTTTGGAAAAACTCtcctaaaacaaaacaaaatcctaaacAATTAAGGAAACAAACTAGGAAAGAATCCTTCTTTGACTCGGAAACACTTCATCCAACTTGGACCCACATTTTGGGGTCGTTCCACTTCTTAAAAAATTCTggaaaaatatggaaattgtAGCTTTATTTCTAAGCTTTCCAAGCATATATCGTATGCCAAGAGGAAAAATCGGGAAAGTCTTCAACTCTTCAATATTCCACAGCAATTTAGTTCTAACAGGATTTCAACTTAGGCTGTCTTGACTTGTGATTCTGGAGCAATTGGTTTGattgaaaattatgaaaatttgacACAATGATCTTCAATGTCTTATCTTTCTTCTCCAATTGGCCTTGCACTAAAATTCATTCGAAAAGTCGATTTTCCATCAAAACCATTCCAAAGGCGCAGAATaggtgaaaataaaaaaaataaagtagcaagactctttttaattaattatctcTACAAAAGCTAAATATAaaaggtataaaaatataggaaaTAATACACTTATCAAAAATGGTTACAACCAAGAgcttttatgttttgttttgctcgaGGTGTCTAGTGGCGGAACTAGATCTTAAACTTGGGCCGGGCGGAGATGGCTGGGATTGAGACTGGGGTAGCCTATAGTTGGCCTATGGAAACTGGGGTATTCGAGTCTCCCTCCCAatagattaaattaatgagattaaattaatttagactattgcttgtataaaaatagaataaaatcTTTCATCTATCACAATAAAGTAGATGATCGATGAATCATGGATAGCCATCAAAACTTTCATTCATGAATTGATCCTTGTGATTCAAGTTGAGACTACCGTATGAAAAGACAAAGGTGGATCAATATGCAATTGAAGTATAAAGTCGGGATAAAAACTGATGTACAGAATCAAATGACATGAAGATTTATAGTATCCAAAGTCTGGCAGATACACACATGAAAGACTAGATTGTATAAGCATCCTAAGAACATTAGgttcaaatttataaaaatgtaACTCTTGgcatccttcatctcaaattaaATGGGggaaaaaacaccaaaaagtACAAATTGTTGATTTAGAATTTAATCCGTGTCCAAAAATGTAGCAGAAACTGATAATCTAGTTGCAAACTGACAACCCAACAGGTCACACCACTTGGTAATTCTCTGTGATCAACTGCGTTCTTTGAGAGAACTTGGGAGGGTGTCCACCTTGCAGAGGTAAAATGTTCACAACCTGCAAAATAAAGTTGACATTGGCAAATTTTATACAAGTATGAATATGACGCAAATTATGCCAAAACACAAGATGTTCAGGAAAGAATTGAGAAAAAGCTTTGTGGCTAAAAAAACTTCTCAAGTACAATCTAACGTAAATGCTACTAGAAAGAAAAGTCAGATGTAAGTTATGGCATAAGATCAGGTTCCAATTTATAAACCGTCAATACCATTAGAGAATAAGTGGCCTATTCATGAtagtgaaaataaattatatgtgGCAGAAGATCTCTAATCAATCTCAGAAGGAAATTATACGGTACACAAGTTTGGAAGTCTTTTCTAACCTCGGTCAAGAATCAGACTGGCCATTACATGCACcgaaaattaaaacatttttGCTTATTCACGTATGCTATGGAGTCCTTGAGTGGACTGACCACACACCCAAAGACTTCCACATGAAGTTTGAGAATTAGCCATGTTTCAAGTGGACTACAGATATGCATAATAAATAGGAAGATAATAATAACTCTGCGGCCCATGCGTGTTAGTGGCGTGTGAAGCAGTGAGTTCTCACCAGTATGATAGAAATTAGAGCAATATAATACTTCCCCAATTCCTGTGGTACCTAATAACATAGTAGGCCAAAAAGCCTAGCGGTATAACATCCGCAATGGAATCAACAAAGTAGTCGCACTTATAGTTATTTAAGTCCATCAAAATGAGTAAAGTACGAGACAATGGACTCAACAGAGTATTTGCGCTTATAGCATGTGTTATTTAAATTCACCAAAATGAGGAAAGTATGATAGCACAAGGATCTTcatcaagaaatcaaagtcaagCAGTTGTACCTTCAGGTCACTGAATGTACTAGTGGCGGAGAAGCGCACAGAAATAGGGAAAAATACAGATGAGTCTGCTGGGGGAACAACAAATTCCATCGATCCACTGCCAAGGATTCCAGAAAGATAACAATCT includes the following:
- the LOC117622883 gene encoding short-chain dehydrogenase reductase 3b-like, producing MSKPRLEGKVALITGAAGGIGEEAVRLFAENGAFVVAADIQDELGPHVVASIGSERVSYCHCDVRDENQVEKTVNYTLDKYGSLDILFSNAGVMGPMTGILDLDIQGFDNTMATNVRGVAATIKHAARAMVARKVHGSIICTTSVAASLGGTAPHAYTTSKHALLGLVRGACSELGAYGIRVNSISPFGVATPLSCKAYNLQPSEVEANSSAIANLKGIVLKARHVAEAALFLASDESVYVSGHNLVVDGGFTVVDHSYSAN